AGATACTTGTGACACTACTCCCTCTGTAACGCAATCACCATCGCCAGGGACAGTAATTACTACAGACACCATAATCACGCTTACCGCAACAGATGCGTCTTCCAATTCAGATTCGTGTACGTTTAACGTGATTCTTGTTGATGTAATACCTCCAACTATTACCTGCCCAGGAGACCAAACCGAAGACTTTGACATCAACTGCGAGTTTACGCTTCCTGATTATACTGGGTTAGCGACCGTTTCAGATGGTTGTGATCCAAATCCAATAGTAACGCAAAGTCCAATTGCTGGAACCATCATCACAGCTACAACGCAAATAACGCTTTTTGCTGAAGATGCCTCTGGAAATATAAATAGTTGTGTGTTTGACGTAATTCCTGTGGATGTTACAGCTCCAACAATTACATGCCCAGCAGATCAAACCGAAGACCTTAACGCCAACTGTGAGTTTACACTCCCAGACTATACAGGGTTAGCTACCGTAACAGATGCTTGTGACGCTGCTCCCACTGTGATGCAATCACCTGCACCAGGAACTGTAATCACTTCAGACACGGTGATTACCTTAACGACCTCTGATGCATCTGGTAATTCAGATTCGTGTATGTTTAACGTGGTTCTTATAGATACAACGCCACCTACAGCAGTATGTCAAGCTTTTACGGCACAATTAGACGCAACAGGCATAGCTATGATTACTGCAGTAGATATAGATGGCGGTAGCACAGACAATTGTAGTGTTGCATCTATGAGTGTATCACCCAACACTTTTACCTGTGCAAATGTTGGAATACAAACAGTTACATTAACAGTAACAGATACCGCTGGAAATATGAGTACTTGTAATGCAACTGTTACCGTAGAAGATACTATTCCTCCAACCGCAGTATGTCAGGATATTTCGGTTTCGCTTGGCACTGAAAATAGTGTTACTATTTTACCAAGTGACGTAGATGGCGGAAGTTCAGATAACTGTAGTATTGCCTCAATTTCAGTTTCGCAAACAACTTTCACTTGTGACGACATCGGAAGCAATACCGTTACTGTTACCTATACAGACGTTAACGGAAATTCAAGTTCGTGTACAGCAATTGTTACAATTTCCGAAGATACTGCACCTATGGCAATATGCCAAGATTTTACAGCGCAACTAGACGCCACAGGAACCGCCACCGTATTACCAACAGATGTTGATGGAGGCAGTACAGACAACTGCGAAATAGCCTCTATTACGTTAAGTCAAGATACTTTTGATTGTAATGACATTGGTGAAAATTCTATTGTTGTAACCGTTACGGACACCTCCGGAAATAGTGCAACTTGTACGTCTATAATTACGGTGGAAGACAACGTGGTGCCAGATGCGATATGCCAAGATATTACGATACAACTAGATGCAGCGGGAATGGCAACGATTGTAGCACAAGACGTAAATGGTGGTAGTTTCGATGCTTGTGGTATTCATGATATCTCAATAGATATTGACACTTTTGACTGCAGCAATGTAGGACCTAATGATGTTACACTTACGGTAACAGATGTAAATGGTAATGTAAGCAGTTGTATTGCTATTGTCACCGTTGTAGAAGAAAATGCTACTCCAGTGGCGGTTTGCCAAAATATTACTGTTCCTTTATCTGCAGACGGAACAGCAACCATTACTCCAGAAGCTATTAATGCTGGTTCTACGGGCGCAGGTTGTTTCAACGGATTGACTTTAGACATCGATACCTTTGATTGTAGCGATGTAGGAACACCAATTACTGTAACCCTTACCGTGACCAACGGAAATGGCACCACAGACAGCTGTACTGCCATAGTAAATGTTGTTGATACCTTAGACCCGGTTATAACATGCCCTGACGACATGACGGTGACTAGCTCTGGCCCGTATGTACTGCCAGATTTTGTTGCATTAGGAGATGTTACGGTGAATGATAATTGTGACGACTTGGCAACAATAGAACAAGATCCAGTTGCGGGCACCTTATTAGAACAAGGTGAATACTTAATTACGTTTACTGCTGCCGATCCTTCAGGAAATATGGTGAGTTGTTTCTTTAGACTAACGGTAGATGATATTCTGGGAATTTCAGAAGAAAATGATATAAGCTCACTTTCACTATATCCAATTCCAGCTACCGATTTTATCAATCTTTCTAATCCGAATAACATACCATTGAAAAAAATTCAGTTGTATGATGTAACAGGAAGACTTATAAAGAGCTTTAAGGCAGATAACAGTGATAACCGCCGTATGGATGTTTCAGAGTTGGCAAGCGCTACCTATCTAATGGTCATTATTGGAGAAAGCGAACAACTAACAAAGCAGTTTATAAAGGAGTAAGTACAGCGGTACCAACCAAGTGATAAAAACCCTTTCTCTTATAAGAAGGGGTTTTATTTTTTAGCCTTACTTTTACCATATGAAAAACCCAAATTTCATAGTTGCCCTTACAATATCAGTTTTCCTTTGTGGCAAGCATCCAACAACTTAAAGACACCTTATCATGTTACCATGGCACCAATATGTATTCGGACTACTTTTTATAGTGGCTGGTGCATTTCATTTTCAAAAACCAAAACTATACGTGCGTATCATGCCACCCTACTTACCTGCACACACATCGTTGGTATTAATAAGTGGTTTGGCTGAAATGGCATTTGGCTTTCTTCTTCTCAATGCTGAAACACAAAGCATTGCTGCTTGGGCAATTATAGGCATGCTACTGCTCTTTTTAACCGTTCATGTATATATGCTTCAAGAAAAAAAAGCTGCGCTTAAACTGCCTAAGTGGGTGCTTATATTGCGTATTCCGCTTCAGTTTGTGTTAATTTATTGGGCGTATCTATACACCTAGCACAGATTTTATAGCATCATGAAAATTGAATTCATTGATCTGCCGAACGCAGAAATAGTCTACTACAAAGATTTTCTTTCAGTAAAAGAAGCCTCCGATTATTTTTCAGTGTTTAAGGATACGGTTTTATGGAGGCAGGATGATATTAAACTTTTTGGCAAGACGTATGCCCAACCTAGACTTACTGCCTTGTATGGTGATGAAGGACAGCGTTATAGCTATAGTTCATTAACCATGGAGGCAATGCCGTTTACTTCGGAAATTTCAGCTTTAAAACGAAATGTTGAACGCATTACAAAAACTTCTTTTAATAGTGTTTTATTAAATTTCTACAGAGATGGAAAAGACAGCAATGGCTGGCATAGTGATGATGAAAAAGAATTGGGTAAAAACCCGATAATAGCTTCCGTTAGCCTGGGGGCGAAAAGAATGTTTCAGTTAAAAAACAAAGGGGATGGCACATTGCGTCGCAGTATTGCACTCGAGCACGGAAGCTTATTAGTCATGAAAGGTAAAACGCAGCACTTTTGGAAACATCAAATTCCAAAGACAAAGAAAATTGTAGCGCCGCGTATTAACCTTACCTTTCGGGTCATACACTAAGTGTAGGTGTTTGCTGATTCTTATCTACCTTGAAACATAAAAAGACTAAAAGCCCAATAATAACTCCATGGTAAATTAACCTTGAGTATAGTTGATCTGCAATAATAAAGCAAATCATTACCAGCGATATACAAAAGGCAATACGTATAGATTTTTTAATATTTACATTGCTTATAATAAGTAACCCTGTAAAAAATTCAATAAAAGGAAATAATGACGCTCCAACAGTCAATCCTGTTTCTGTAGGAAGCATATCATAAAAGTGCGTTAGAACAAACTCTATGTAAGTATCTAAAAAAATAATTCGGAGTAGTCCATGAAGCAAAATTATGACCCCCGTAACCACTCTAATGGTGTATGTAATATTTCTGAATCTATTCATCCTGAAAACACATTAGCTATACTATTAAACTATATTTGAGTAATGGGGGAAAGCAAAAGTACTTCAAAAAAACATTGCAAAACGTAAAATCGATGCTCGCAAACTACTGACTATAAGTGTTTTCGATAAAGCATATTCAGGAATCGACCAAATACATAAAATATTAAACATGGAATTTACCGAAAGAGAATTAGACAGAATTATAGAAATGGCATGGGAAGATAGAACACCTTTTGAAGCCATCACCTATCAATTTCATATTTCAGAACAAGAAGTAATTGAACTCATGAGACGTGAAATGAAACCGTCTAGCTTTAGAATGTGGAGAGAACGTGTACAAGGCAGATCTACCAAGCATGCAAAATTAAGAGCTTCAGAAATGAATACGTTTAAAAGCAATAGGCAACGACAAATTTCAAACAACAAAATTTCAAAGCGGACAAATAAGTGACGCTATCCGAAGATATCATTTAACACACCAGCTAATCTAATCCCACCTTTTTGCAACTGGTCTCTAACAGTTGTGAAGTTGTTATACATATACCGATAGCTTAATTTTTCACCAGCCTCAGTATTCTTATAAATTGTTTCGCACAACGCGCGACTTTCATACATCCAGTCTTTAACAGAGCTGTTTTGAATAGCTTCAACTTGAAGAGGAGATAAACGTTTAGCACTAGCCGTTAATTCTGTATAAGACATGTTGTAGTGTTCAATCATGTCTGTGTCCCATACCGCATGTAAATTTGTTCCTTCGTTAAACCATCTCACTTGAAAATCGTTTCCACCCTTATCATCTGCAATACCAACATGAAGCGGTTGGTGTATGTCACCTATAAAATGTACTAACATTTTTAAATAAAACACTTTGTCAGATTGGGAAGAAGTATCATCTTTTAAAATAGCAACACAACGATTAATTGCCATATAAATATCTCCCTTATCATTCTTCGTACTGGCCTCATAAGTACCCCCAAACTCAAAATTTACATAGTGCCAAGGTGCAAACTCTTGGTATCTATCATCACTTCTAATTTCGTCTGCATAGGTAGAGACAAATGCCAACGACTGTCCGTTTAACAATTTATCAATCGCCCTTTTTGCTTTTTTAGACAAGTGTTTCTCGGCAATTTCTCCAGTTACCCTGTGACCAGTAACTCCCCAATCTACTTCTGTTGCGGTTACCTGTATGCCTATAAATAAAAGAAATGTAATCTGTATAAGGGCCTTCATACTAATGTTATTTCTACAAAGATAGCATTACTTCGGAAAAGCATCTCAAAAATTAATTTGGAAATTTCATAAAAAATAAGTTATATTTGTTTAATATCATTTTAATATCACTTTAAATTAATTCCTATGAGCAACGAAAAAGTTTCTAATCCGTCCAGTGGTTATCTAATGCTATTTGTCTTTTTACTTCTATTTTTTGGAGGTATTGCTGCTATTTTTATCACTAAGTCTCCTTGGTTTATAGCACTCATCATCTTCGCTCTCTTGCTTCTTCCTGGATTTGTTTTGGTAAACCCAAATGGTTCTAGGGTTTTATTACTTTTTGGAAAGTATATTGGAACCATCAGAAAAAATGGATTGTACTGGGTAAATCCTTTTTATATAAAACAAAAAATATCGTTACGCGCCAGAAACTTCGACAGTGAGCGGTTAAAAGTGAATGATAAATTAGGAAATCCTATAATTATTAGCACCATTCTTGTTTGGCGAGTTAGAGATACCCATAAAGCGGCGTTCGATGTAGATAATTACGAAAACTTCGTACGTATACAGACAGATGCGGCAGTAAGGGAACTAGCCAGTAAATATCCTTATGATAATTTCGCAGACGAAGGCACAGACGAAGACATTACCCTTCGTTCTAGCATGGCTGAAGTTAATGAAGCGCTTGAAAAAGAATTAGAAGAAAGACTTGATATAGCTGGTATTGAAGTCTTAGAATCTAGAATTGGATACCTTGCTTACGCCAACGAAATTGCCAGCGCTATGTTAAGACGACAGCAAGCAACTGCCATAGTAGCTGCAAGACATAAGATTGTTGAAGGTGCCGTTAGCATGGTAGAAATGGCTTTAGAAGAATTAAGCCGAAAAGAAATTATAACCTTAGACGAAGAACGTAAAGCTGCAATGGTTAGCAACTTAATGGTTATTTTATGTAGTGACAAAGATGCATCTCCTGTTGTTAATACCGGAACCTTAAACACTTAAACATTAAATTCACACAAGATAACATGCGTCTATTTCACGAATCTCAAAAGTTTAATCAGGTTTGGCTTGTCATTTTAATGATGAGCACTGTAGCGATTACAATTGGCGCCTTGGCTATGTCGTATCCAAAAGTTGCTCCTAGTGAGATGACAGACTTTCTTGCTGTTAGCATTCCTACGGTGGTATTGGTTCTAACAATAACCGTATTGATATTCACTACTCGATTAGAAACAAAGATAGACAGCGTAGGTGTTCATTATGGTTTTTGGCCTTTCCAGAGAAAACTAAGAACTGCGTCTTGGCACGAAATTCAAAGTTGTCGCGTTAGGAAGTATAGCCCATTAAGAGAATTTGGTGGCTGGGGCTATAAGTTTTCTTTAAGTGGGCATGGCAAAGTGTATAATACCAAAGGTAATATGGGCATACAAATTGTGTTCAACAGTGGCAAGAAAACCTTAGTAGGCACACAAAAACCTGAAGAAGCCAGACAAATCTTAGAACGATTCACAAAAAACAAAAACGTATGAAACGCAACATCGTATTCCTCTTACTACTTGTATGTACTGTAGTTACAGCACAAGAGACTACTACCCTTATTAAAAAAGACATAAGTGTAAGTGCTTTTATAGACGGCACCATACTAACTCCTGAGACTACAGACAAATCGGCTTTAGTGATTATTATAGCTGGTTCTGGGCCAACAGACCGAAACGGCAACCAGCAAATGATTCATAATAATTCGCTAAAATACCTTGCAGAAGCATTGTATAAAGAAGGTATCGCTTCATTTAGATACGACAAGCGAATTATTAAGCAAATGAAAGATCGTACGATAAATGAAGAAAGTATTCGTTTCGATGATTTTATTAAGGATGCCAATGATGTTGTTGCCTATTTTAAAAGATCGAATGCCTTCTCCAAGATATACGTCATTGGGCATAGCCAAGGGTCTACTGTAGGCATGATTGCTTCTCAAAATGACGTTGATGGTTTTATATCTATTGCCGGACCTGGTCGCAGCATAGACGATGTTATTGTAGATCAGCTTTCGAAACAAGCGCCTGGGTTAAAAGACAATGCTCGAACTGCTTTCGATGATCTTCGAGTGAACGGTGTTGCTCTTAACTATAGTGATGGGCTAGGGTCTATATTTAGACCAAGTCTTCAACCCTTTATTCGCAGTTGGATGCAGTTTAACCCTTCCGAAGAAATAAAAAAATTAGACATCCCGGTACTAATTCTAGCTGGAGATAAAGATTTACAGGTGCTACCTTCAGAGGGCGAAATTCTTAAAGCTGCCAAACCTGAAGCTACTTATACAGTAATAGCGACAATGAATCATATTTTGAAAGAACTAAAAGCAGACGATGACGATTTGGTAAATCAAAAATCTTACAACGAACCCAAAAGACCAATTTCTCCAAAGCTTATGGAGGCTATTGTAGCATTTATAAAAAAATAAACGAAGTACAAGACACATTATGTCGAAGAAGAAAGCATTTGCGCTACGTGTAAACGAAGATACCATGAAGGCCATTGAAAAATGGGCGGCAGATGAATTTCGTAGTACCAATGGTCAAATAGAATGGATGCTTCATGAAATGCTTAAAAAGGGTAAACGATTGCCAAAAAAATAAAATTTATAATTCTGAAATAGAAAACGTATTTTGCAGTCAAACTACAATACCATGCAAGATACTATTACTGAAACCATAAAAGACACAACGCCCCTTTTTACCAGCGACACCATTGTTTTTGGATTGTTAATGATTGCCTTAGGGTTGATTTTCTACACCTCGCACAAAAAACAAGGGTTCTGGTTTAAGTTTTATAAAATAGTTCCTGCACTTTTCATGGCCTATCTCATCCCAGCCATCCTAACATCGGCCGGGCTTATAGCACCAGAATGGACCACTGTTCAAGACAATGGAGAGGTTGTAGAAGGAAGTACAAGCCTATACTATATGGCAAGTCGTTATTTATTACCAGCAGCTTTGGTATTAATGACCTTGAGTATGAATCTTAAAGCAGTTTTCAATCTAGGCCCCAAAGCCCTTATTATGTTTTTTACGGGTACCATAGGTATCATTCTAGGAGGGCCTGTTGCAGTATTACTTATTGGGCTTGTTTCGCCAGAAACGGTTGGAGGCGTTGGCGCAGATGCAGTGTGGCGTGGTCTGTCTACCTTGGCAGGAAGCTGGATTGGCGGAGGTGCTAACCAAGCAGCTATGCTGGAAGTATATCAGTTTAACCCTAGCCAATACGGGCAAATGGTTTTTGTAGACATTGTAGTTGCCAACGTGTGGATGGCGATACTTTTAATAGGTATAGGAAAAGCGGCTCGCATAGACAAGTGGTTAAAGGCAGATACTTCTGCCATTGAAAGTCTAAAAGAAAAAGTCGCCACATATTCGAAAAAAGTAGAGCGTAATCCTACCCTCACAGATTATATGATTTTAGCTGGAATTGCTTTTGGTACTGTAAGTTTTGCGCACTTTGGTGCGGGATACTTGAGCCAAGCTTTTGAAGGTTTTGTACAAGGTCTAGACCCAGGAATTGCGCGTAATTCACTTACTTTTTTAAGCTCAAGCTTTTTCTGGATGGTTTCTATTACTACCATTATCGGGATCATACTCTCGTATACAAAAGCGCGAAATTATGAAGGTGCTGGAGCCAGTAAAATTGGTAGTATATTTATCTACATACTTGTAGCAAGTATCGGAATGAAGATTGATATAATGGAAATTTTTGACAACCCCGGACTACTTACTGTAGGCTTTGTTTGGATGGCCATTCATGCTGGATTACTCATTCTTGTTGCAAAATTAATTCGCGCACCTTATTTCTTCTTAGCAGTTGGAAGTCAAGCGAATGTTGGAGGAGCGGCCTCTGCCCCTATTGTAGCGTCAGCATTTCACCCATCATTAGCTACTGTTGGTGTATTGCTGGCAGTTTTTGGTTACGCAATTGGTACATTAGGCGCAGTTCTTTGTACGGTAATGATGCGTTTAGTTGCAGGCGGATAATTTATCTAAATTTTATTCTGAAACTTAACTAGTCTGCTTAATTTTGCATCTTTGCCAACTTGTTCTATAATTCCTAGTTCTATTAAAAGCTAGGTTATAATCATAACTACTTATATGAAATTCAACTTCCTCACTATATGCATCGCACTATTAGCATTGACTAGCTGTGCTCCTAAAAACGAAATGAAACTTACCGGAACTGTAGATGGTCTTAAAAAAGGAACCTTAATTCTTCAGAAAATTGAAGATTCTGTTCTCGTTTCGATGGATTCTGTTGCAATGACAGGCGATGAAAATTTTGAATTCTCAGTAGCTGTTCCTAGTCCGCAGTTGTTATTTCTATATCTACGTTTAAAAAATGGAGATTTGCTAGACGAGCGAATTCCCTTTTTTGCTGAAGAAGGAGAACTTACTATCACAACAACCTTAGAGGAATTTGGTGCAGAATACAACGTTACAGGTTCTCAAAATCACGAAAAATTTGAGGAATATAAAGATTTAATGCAGCGTTTTGCCAATAAAAACTTAGACATTGTTTCCTTAAAACTAAAAGCATTGGCCGAAAAAAATGATTCGGTATTTAATGTATTACAAAAACAGGAAGAAAGTGTTTTGCGTAGTAGGTATTTAGCATCTGTAAATTATGCCTTGTCGCAAAAAGATTATGAAATTTCACCTTACATTATGGTAAACGAAATTCAGGGAATTACTCAAAAATACTTAGATACAGTCTACAGCACTTTACCTCAAAACATAAAAAACTCCAAATACGGAATGGATTTGGAGTCTCTTATAAAACAGCAGGCTGCAAACTAATGTTACAGGCTGTTTATTTCATCTATTAGTTTTCTACCGCGTGTTTCTAACTCGGCATTTACAGCCTTAAAGTGTGCCTTTTTATTTTCAGCACTTCGGTCGTTTACTTTTACAATAAGGTCGTCAAAAGTTTCAATCGCCTCATCAATAATTGCTTGAGATTTCTTTGTATCCTTTTCAGGATTTGTAAGCTCCCAAATGTAAACAGCTTCAATTATGTCGCCTAATACGTAGTTAATATCTCTTTTTAAATCGCGTACACTCGCCATGATTTTTAGTTTAAAATTATGGGCGCAAGGTACAAATATCTACGGAATGTACACCTCTAAAAGTGTAGCGTTTTCAGTTTCAAAAACATAGTGCTTACAGCATGCCGGAATGAGTACCGTTTCTCCTTTTTTAATCGCTACATGCTCACCTTCAAATAAAACAGAAGCTTCTCCAGCTACACACATGTATACTTTAAAGCTATTTTCTTTAAAATTGCTAACAACAAAGTCTTCTGTGAGTTGTAATTTATGTGTCACAAAATAAGGACAAGCCTTAAGCAGTACTCTCGTGTTTTCGCAATCGCTGTATTCAATTTTCGAGGGCTGGTTTTTAAAATCGATTGCCTCTAAAGCTTCTTCTGTATGTAATTGTCTTAATTGACCATCTGTATCGGGTCTGTCCCAATCGTAGATTCTATAGGTAATATCTGAAGTTTGTTGAATTTCAGCAAGCAACACACCTGCCCCAATAGCATGGACGGTACCGGGTGCTATAAAAAAAGATTCTCCTTTAGATACTTTTTTAGATTGTAGTAGAGATGTAATCTGTCCTGCCGCTAAAGTTTCGGCATATTGCTTTTTGGTAACTTCTTTATTAAAACCTAATATAAGTCTAGCATCACCGCTTGCCTTTAAAACATACCACATTTCAGTTTTTCCGAATGAATTATGCCGCTTCTTAGCCAATATATCATTAGGATGTAGTTGTACGGAAAGATCTTGTTGAGCATCAATAAATTTAAAGAGCAAT
This Rasiella rasia DNA region includes the following protein-coding sequences:
- a CDS encoding DUF4369 domain-containing protein, with amino-acid sequence MKFNFLTICIALLALTSCAPKNEMKLTGTVDGLKKGTLILQKIEDSVLVSMDSVAMTGDENFEFSVAVPSPQLLFLYLRLKNGDLLDERIPFFAEEGELTITTTLEEFGAEYNVTGSQNHEKFEEYKDLMQRFANKNLDIVSLKLKALAEKNDSVFNVLQKQEESVLRSRYLASVNYALSQKDYEISPYIMVNEIQGITQKYLDTVYSTLPQNIKNSKYGMDLESLIKQQAAN
- a CDS encoding SPFH domain-containing protein; this encodes MSNEKVSNPSSGYLMLFVFLLLFFGGIAAIFITKSPWFIALIIFALLLLPGFVLVNPNGSRVLLLFGKYIGTIRKNGLYWVNPFYIKQKISLRARNFDSERLKVNDKLGNPIIISTILVWRVRDTHKAAFDVDNYENFVRIQTDAAVRELASKYPYDNFADEGTDEDITLRSSMAEVNEALEKELEERLDIAGIEVLESRIGYLAYANEIASAMLRRQQATAIVAARHKIVEGAVSMVEMALEELSRKEIITLDEERKAAMVSNLMVILCSDKDASPVVNTGTLNT
- a CDS encoding alpha/beta hydrolase, with the protein product MKRNIVFLLLLVCTVVTAQETTTLIKKDISVSAFIDGTILTPETTDKSALVIIIAGSGPTDRNGNQQMIHNNSLKYLAEALYKEGIASFRYDKRIIKQMKDRTINEESIRFDDFIKDANDVVAYFKRSNAFSKIYVIGHSQGSTVGMIASQNDVDGFISIAGPGRSIDDVIVDQLSKQAPGLKDNARTAFDDLRVNGVALNYSDGLGSIFRPSLQPFIRSWMQFNPSEEIKKLDIPVLILAGDKDLQVLPSEGEILKAAKPEATYTVIATMNHILKELKADDDDLVNQKSYNEPKRPISPKLMEAIVAFIKK
- a CDS encoding DoxX family protein — its product is MLPWHQYVFGLLFIVAGAFHFQKPKLYVRIMPPYLPAHTSLVLISGLAEMAFGFLLLNAETQSIAAWAIIGMLLLFLTVHVYMLQEKKAALKLPKWVLILRIPLQFVLIYWAYLYT
- a CDS encoding TIGR03643 family protein: MEFTERELDRIIEMAWEDRTPFEAITYQFHISEQEVIELMRREMKPSSFRMWRERVQGRSTKHAKLRASEMNTFKSNRQRQISNNKISKRTNK
- a CDS encoding Arc family DNA binding domain-containing protein, whose protein sequence is MSKKKAFALRVNEDTMKAIEKWAADEFRSTNGQIEWMLHEMLKKGKRLPKK
- a CDS encoding DUF819 family protein codes for the protein MQDTITETIKDTTPLFTSDTIVFGLLMIALGLIFYTSHKKQGFWFKFYKIVPALFMAYLIPAILTSAGLIAPEWTTVQDNGEVVEGSTSLYYMASRYLLPAALVLMTLSMNLKAVFNLGPKALIMFFTGTIGIILGGPVAVLLIGLVSPETVGGVGADAVWRGLSTLAGSWIGGGANQAAMLEVYQFNPSQYGQMVFVDIVVANVWMAILLIGIGKAARIDKWLKADTSAIESLKEKVATYSKKVERNPTLTDYMILAGIAFGTVSFAHFGAGYLSQAFEGFVQGLDPGIARNSLTFLSSSFFWMVSITTIIGIILSYTKARNYEGAGASKIGSIFIYILVASIGMKIDIMEIFDNPGLLTVGFVWMAIHAGLLILVAKLIRAPYFFLAVGSQANVGGAASAPIVASAFHPSLATVGVLLAVFGYAIGTLGAVLCTVMMRLVAGG
- a CDS encoding type I phosphomannose isomerase catalytic subunit — encoded protein: MTRFPLYPLKFTPELKEKVWGGSQLVSCLNKEGQGVLGESWEISGVEGTISKVATGTLKGKQLTEIIADYKEALVGTSVYATYGNEFPLLFKFIDAQQDLSVQLHPNDILAKKRHNSFGKTEMWYVLKASGDARLILGFNKEVTKKQYAETLAAGQITSLLQSKKVSKGESFFIAPGTVHAIGAGVLLAEIQQTSDITYRIYDWDRPDTDGQLRQLHTEEALEAIDFKNQPSKIEYSDCENTRVLLKACPYFVTHKLQLTEDFVVSNFKENSFKVYMCVAGEASVLFEGEHVAIKKGETVLIPACCKHYVFETENATLLEVYIP
- a CDS encoding S1/P1 nuclease, encoding MKALIQITFLLFIGIQVTATEVDWGVTGHRVTGEIAEKHLSKKAKRAIDKLLNGQSLAFVSTYADEIRSDDRYQEFAPWHYVNFEFGGTYEASTKNDKGDIYMAINRCVAILKDDTSSQSDKVFYLKMLVHFIGDIHQPLHVGIADDKGGNDFQVRWFNEGTNLHAVWDTDMIEHYNMSYTELTASAKRLSPLQVEAIQNSSVKDWMYESRALCETIYKNTEAGEKLSYRYMYNNFTTVRDQLQKGGIRLAGVLNDIFG
- a CDS encoding alpha-ketoglutarate-dependent dioxygenase AlkB family protein, whose translation is MKIEFIDLPNAEIVYYKDFLSVKEASDYFSVFKDTVLWRQDDIKLFGKTYAQPRLTALYGDEGQRYSYSSLTMEAMPFTSEISALKRNVERITKTSFNSVLLNFYRDGKDSNGWHSDDEKELGKNPIIASVSLGAKRMFQLKNKGDGTLRRSIALEHGSLLVMKGKTQHFWKHQIPKTKKIVAPRINLTFRVIH